A single window of Streptomyces cathayae DNA harbors:
- a CDS encoding GH92 family glycosyl hydrolase, protein MQHGVRHRVRLRWGPAVVATTAFAVAAASPGVAVALPGAPDRADREFASSFEPGEPSPDWLNTVDTAPGGKKRASGVDGGFSSGIPGNVTDHVTDVRASSEHTAAGEVKENLADGEPGSKWLAFASTGWAEFDLDAPVEVVRYALTSANDHAERDPRDWTLKGSADGENWKTLDTRSGETFAERFQTKVYDLDASAVAGYRHFRLEITKNGGADALQLADVQFSTGDTEEPVPQDMLSLVDRGPSGSPTAKSGAGFTGKRALRYAGRHTADGRAYSYNKVFDVDVAVGRNTQLAYRVFPSMADGDLDYDATHVSVDLVFTDGSRLSDLRATDQHGFPLTPRGQGASKVLYVNQWNDVTSRIGSVAAGRTVDRILVAYDSPKGPAKFRGWLDDISLTTVKPERPKAHLSDHAVTTRGTNSSSGFSRGNNFPATAVPHGFNFWTPVTNAGSLSWLYDYARGNNADNLPTIQAFSASHEPSPWMGDRQTFQVLPSAASGTPDLGREERELAFRHENETARPYYYGVRFENGQKAEIAPADHAAVMRFTYPGDDASVLFDNVTEQAGLTLDRENGTFTGYSDVKSGLSTGATRLFVYGEFDKKVTGGDANGVTGHLRFDAGKDRTVTLRLATSLISVDQAKDNLRQEIPEGRSFEAVRKSAQQQWDRILGKVEVEGATPDQLTTLYSSLYRLYLYPNSGFEKVDGTHKYASPFSKMPGPDTPTHTGAKIVEGKVYVNNGFWDTYRTTWPAYSFLTPSKAGELVDGFVQHYKDGGWTSRWSSPGYADLMTGTSSDVAFADAYVKGVGFDAEAAYDAAVKNATVVPPSSGVGRKGMATSPFLGYTGTETHEGLSWALEGYLNDYGIAKMGEALYEKTGDRRYREESAYFLNRARDYVNLFDSEAGFFQGKNTKGDWRVESSKYDPRVWGHDYTETNGWGYAFTAPQDSRGLANLYGGRGGLADKLDAYLATPETASPEFKGSYGGVIHEMTEARDVRMGMYGHSNQVAHHALYMYDAAGQPWKTQKNVREVLSRLYTGSEIGQGYHGDEDNGEQSAWYLFSSLGFYPLVMGSGEYAIGSPLFTKATVHLENGRKLVVKAPKNSAKNVYVQGLKVNGKRWNSTSLPHALIAKGGVLEFDMGPRPSSWGTGKNAAPVSITRDDKVPTPRADVLRAEGALFDDTSATGATVSAVDLPVTGQPKAVQYTLTSSKAAEAPTGWVLQGSSDGRTWKDLDERADESFRWDRQTRAFSIDKPKAYGHYRLVLTGESALAEVELLS, encoded by the coding sequence GCGGCTTCAGCAGCGGCATACCGGGCAATGTCACCGACCACGTCACGGACGTGCGCGCCAGCTCGGAGCACACGGCCGCCGGGGAGGTGAAGGAGAACCTCGCCGACGGCGAGCCCGGCAGCAAGTGGCTGGCCTTCGCGTCCACCGGCTGGGCCGAGTTCGACCTGGACGCACCGGTCGAGGTGGTCCGGTACGCGCTCACCTCGGCCAACGACCACGCCGAACGCGACCCGCGGGACTGGACCCTGAAGGGGTCGGCCGACGGCGAGAACTGGAAGACCCTCGACACCCGTTCGGGCGAGACGTTCGCCGAGCGGTTCCAGACCAAGGTCTACGACCTCGACGCGTCGGCCGTCGCCGGGTACCGGCACTTCCGGCTGGAGATCACGAAGAACGGCGGGGCGGACGCGCTCCAGCTCGCCGACGTCCAGTTCTCCACCGGCGATACCGAGGAGCCCGTCCCGCAGGACATGCTCTCGCTGGTCGACCGCGGCCCGAGCGGCTCCCCGACGGCGAAGTCGGGCGCCGGATTCACCGGAAAGCGTGCCCTGCGCTACGCCGGACGGCACACCGCCGACGGACGGGCGTACTCGTACAACAAGGTCTTCGACGTCGATGTGGCGGTCGGCCGGAACACCCAGCTGGCCTACCGCGTCTTCCCGTCCATGGCGGACGGCGACCTCGACTACGACGCCACCCACGTCTCCGTGGACCTGGTCTTCACCGACGGCTCCCGGCTGAGCGACCTGCGCGCCACCGACCAGCACGGCTTCCCGCTGACCCCGCGCGGGCAGGGCGCCTCGAAGGTCCTGTACGTCAACCAGTGGAACGACGTGACCTCCCGGATCGGCTCGGTCGCGGCCGGCAGGACCGTCGACCGGATCCTGGTGGCGTACGACTCCCCCAAGGGACCCGCCAAGTTCCGCGGCTGGCTGGACGACATCTCGCTGACCACGGTGAAACCCGAACGGCCCAAGGCCCACCTGTCCGACCACGCGGTGACGACCCGGGGCACCAACTCCAGCAGCGGCTTCTCCCGCGGCAACAACTTCCCGGCGACGGCCGTGCCGCACGGCTTCAACTTCTGGACCCCGGTGACCAACGCCGGCTCGCTGAGCTGGCTGTACGACTACGCGCGCGGCAACAACGCGGACAACCTGCCGACGATCCAGGCGTTCAGCGCGAGCCATGAGCCGAGTCCCTGGATGGGCGACCGGCAGACCTTCCAGGTGCTGCCCTCCGCCGCGTCCGGCACCCCGGACCTCGGCCGGGAGGAACGCGAACTGGCCTTCCGTCACGAGAACGAGACCGCGCGGCCGTACTACTACGGGGTGCGGTTCGAGAACGGCCAGAAGGCCGAGATCGCGCCGGCCGACCACGCGGCGGTCATGCGCTTCACCTATCCCGGCGACGACGCGAGCGTCCTGTTCGACAACGTCACCGAGCAGGCCGGCCTGACCCTCGACAGGGAGAACGGCACCTTCACCGGCTACTCGGACGTCAAGTCCGGGCTGTCCACGGGCGCCACCCGGCTGTTCGTGTACGGCGAGTTCGACAAGAAGGTCACCGGCGGCGACGCGAACGGCGTCACGGGCCATCTGCGGTTCGACGCGGGCAAGGACCGTACGGTCACCCTGCGCCTGGCCACCTCCCTGATCAGCGTCGACCAGGCGAAGGACAACCTGCGCCAGGAGATCCCCGAGGGCCGCTCCTTCGAGGCGGTCAGGAAGAGCGCCCAGCAACAGTGGGACCGGATCCTCGGCAAGGTCGAGGTCGAGGGCGCCACCCCGGACCAGCTGACCACGCTCTACTCCAGCCTGTACCGGCTGTACCTGTACCCGAACTCCGGCTTCGAGAAGGTCGACGGCACCCACAAGTACGCCTCGCCGTTCTCGAAGATGCCCGGGCCCGACACCCCGACGCACACCGGCGCGAAGATCGTCGAGGGCAAGGTGTACGTCAACAACGGCTTCTGGGACACCTACCGGACCACCTGGCCCGCCTACTCCTTCCTGACCCCCTCCAAGGCGGGTGAGCTGGTCGACGGGTTCGTGCAGCACTACAAGGACGGCGGCTGGACCTCGCGCTGGTCCTCCCCCGGCTACGCCGACCTGATGACCGGCACCTCCTCGGACGTGGCGTTCGCGGACGCCTACGTCAAGGGCGTCGGCTTCGACGCGGAAGCGGCGTACGACGCGGCCGTGAAGAACGCCACCGTGGTGCCCCCGTCGTCCGGTGTGGGCCGCAAGGGCATGGCGACCTCGCCGTTCCTCGGCTACACCGGCACCGAGACGCACGAGGGCCTGTCGTGGGCGCTGGAGGGCTACCTCAACGACTACGGCATCGCGAAGATGGGCGAGGCCCTGTACGAGAAGACCGGCGACAGGCGCTACCGGGAGGAGTCCGCGTACTTCCTGAACCGGGCCCGGGACTACGTCAACCTCTTCGATTCCGAGGCCGGCTTCTTCCAGGGGAAGAACACGAAGGGCGACTGGCGCGTCGAGTCCTCGAAGTACGACCCGCGCGTGTGGGGTCACGACTACACCGAGACCAACGGCTGGGGCTACGCCTTCACCGCCCCCCAGGACAGCCGCGGCCTGGCCAACCTCTACGGCGGGCGGGGCGGCCTCGCGGACAAGCTCGACGCGTACCTGGCCACCCCGGAGACGGCCTCCCCGGAGTTCAAGGGCTCCTACGGCGGGGTCATCCACGAGATGACCGAGGCGCGGGACGTCCGGATGGGCATGTACGGGCACTCCAACCAGGTCGCCCACCACGCCCTGTACATGTACGACGCGGCCGGGCAGCCCTGGAAGACCCAGAAGAACGTCCGTGAGGTGCTGTCCCGGCTCTACACCGGCAGCGAGATCGGGCAGGGGTACCACGGCGACGAGGACAACGGCGAGCAGTCGGCCTGGTACCTGTTCTCCTCGCTCGGCTTCTACCCGCTGGTGATGGGCAGCGGCGAGTACGCCATCGGCTCCCCGCTGTTCACCAAGGCGACCGTGCACCTGGAGAACGGCCGCAAGCTGGTCGTCAAGGCGCCGAAGAACAGCGCGAAGAACGTCTACGTGCAGGGACTGAAGGTCAACGGCAAGCGCTGGAACTCCACTTCGCTCCCCCACGCGCTGATCGCGAAGGGCGGCGTCCTGGAGTTCGACATGGGCCCGCGGCCGTCGTCGTGGGGCACCGGCAAGAACGCGGCACCGGTGTCGATCACCCGGGACGACAAGGTGCCCACGCCCCGCGCGGACGTGCTGAGGGCCGAGGGCGCCCTGTTCGACGACACGTCGGCGACCGGCGCCACGGTGTCCGCGGTCGACCTGCCGGTGACCGGGCAGCCGAAGGCGGTGCAGTACACGCTGACGTCCTCGAAGGCCGCCGAGGCGCCCACGGGCTGGGTGCTGCAGGGGTCTTCGGACGGCCGGACGTGGAAGGACCTGGACGAGCGGGCGGACGAGTCCTTCCGCTGGGACCGGCAGACCCGGGCCTTCTCCATCGACAAGCCGAAGGCCTACGGCCACTACCGGCTGGTCCTCACCGGTGAGTCGGCCCTGGCGGAGGTGGAACTCCTGAGCTGA
- the acnA gene encoding aconitate hydratase AcnA, whose protein sequence is MSANSFDARSTLQVGDESYEIFRLDKVEGSARLPYSLKVLLENLLRTEDGANITADHIRALGSWDSQAQPSQEIQYTPARVIMQDFTGVPCVVDLATMREAVKELGGDPAKINPLAPAELVIDHSVIADKFGTNDAFKVNVDLEYGRNKERYQFLRWGQTAFDEFKVVPPGTGIVHQVNIEHLARVVMTRDGKAYPDTLVGTDSHTTMVNGLGVLGWGVGGIEAEAAMLGQPVSMLIPRVVGFKLTGELKPGTTATDLVLTITEMLRKHGVVGKFVEFYGEGVAATSLANRATIGNMSPEFGSTAAIFPIDGETLNYLRLTGRSEQQVALVEAYAKEQGLWLDPKAEPDFSEKLELDLATVVPSIAGPKRPQDRIVLADAKAQFSQDVRNYVKDGGDVDEASKESFPASDSPAISNGAPSHKVKVTAADGTEYELDHGHVTVAAITSCTNTSNPYVMVAAALVAKKAVEKGLTRKPWVKTTLAPGSKVVTDYFDKAGLTPYLDKVGFNLVGYGCTTCIGNSGPLPEEVSKAVNEHDLAVTSVLSGNRNFEGRINPDVKMNYLASPPLVVAYAIAGSMKVDITRESLGLDQDGNPVFLKDIWPTEAEVNDVVANTIGEDMFTKSYADVFAGDAQWQALPIPTGDTFEWDAESTYVRKPPYFEGMGMEPAPVEDIAGARVLAKLGDSVTTDHISPAGAIKADTPAGKYLTEHGVERRDFNSYGSRRGNHEVMIRGTFANIRLRNEIAPGTEGGYTRDFTQDGGPVSFIYDASRNYIDQGIPLVVLAGKEYGSGSSRDWAAKGTALLGVKAVIAESYERIHRSNLIGMGVLPLQFPEGHTAETLGLTGEETFSFAGVTELNNGTIPGTVKVTTDTGVEFDGVVRIDTPGEADYYRNGGILQYVLRSLISK, encoded by the coding sequence GTGTCGGCGAACAGCTTCGACGCCCGCAGCACGCTGCAGGTGGGCGACGAGTCGTACGAGATTTTCCGGCTGGACAAGGTCGAGGGCTCCGCACGCCTTCCCTACAGCCTGAAGGTGCTGCTGGAGAACCTGCTCCGTACCGAGGACGGCGCGAACATCACCGCCGACCACATCCGTGCGCTCGGCTCCTGGGACTCCCAGGCCCAGCCGTCGCAGGAGATCCAGTACACCCCCGCCCGTGTGATCATGCAGGACTTCACCGGTGTTCCCTGTGTCGTGGACCTCGCCACCATGCGCGAGGCCGTCAAGGAGCTCGGCGGCGACCCGGCGAAGATCAACCCGCTGGCCCCGGCTGAGCTGGTCATCGACCACTCCGTCATCGCCGACAAGTTCGGCACCAACGACGCCTTCAAGGTGAACGTCGACCTGGAGTACGGCCGCAACAAGGAGCGCTACCAGTTCCTGCGCTGGGGCCAGACCGCCTTCGACGAGTTCAAGGTCGTCCCGCCCGGCACCGGCATCGTCCACCAGGTGAACATCGAGCACCTGGCCCGCGTCGTCATGACCCGTGACGGCAAGGCCTACCCCGACACCCTGGTCGGCACCGACTCGCACACCACCATGGTCAACGGCCTCGGCGTCCTCGGCTGGGGCGTCGGCGGCATCGAGGCCGAGGCCGCCATGCTCGGCCAGCCGGTCTCCATGCTGATCCCGCGCGTCGTCGGCTTCAAGCTGACCGGTGAGCTCAAGCCCGGCACCACCGCCACCGACCTGGTGCTGACCATCACCGAGATGCTGCGCAAGCACGGCGTCGTCGGCAAGTTCGTCGAGTTCTACGGCGAGGGCGTCGCCGCGACGAGCCTGGCCAACCGCGCCACCATCGGCAACATGTCGCCGGAGTTCGGCTCCACCGCCGCCATCTTCCCGATCGACGGCGAGACGCTGAACTACCTGCGCCTGACCGGCCGCAGCGAGCAGCAGGTCGCGCTCGTCGAGGCGTACGCCAAGGAGCAGGGCCTCTGGCTGGACCCGAAGGCCGAGCCGGACTTCTCCGAGAAGCTCGAGCTGGACCTGGCCACGGTCGTACCCTCCATCGCCGGCCCGAAGCGCCCGCAGGACCGCATCGTCCTCGCCGACGCGAAGGCCCAGTTCTCCCAGGACGTACGCAACTACGTCAAGGACGGCGGCGACGTCGACGAGGCCAGCAAGGAGTCCTTCCCGGCCTCCGACTCGCCGGCCATCTCCAACGGCGCCCCCAGCCACAAGGTGAAGGTCACCGCCGCCGACGGCACGGAGTACGAGCTCGACCACGGCCACGTCACCGTCGCCGCGATCACCTCCTGCACCAACACCTCCAACCCGTACGTCATGGTCGCCGCCGCCCTGGTGGCCAAGAAGGCGGTCGAGAAGGGCCTGACCCGCAAGCCGTGGGTCAAGACCACCCTCGCCCCGGGCTCCAAGGTCGTCACCGACTACTTCGACAAGGCGGGCCTGACCCCGTACCTCGACAAGGTCGGCTTCAACCTCGTCGGCTACGGCTGCACCACCTGCATCGGCAACTCCGGCCCGCTGCCGGAGGAGGTCTCCAAGGCGGTCAACGAGCACGACCTCGCCGTCACCTCGGTGCTCTCCGGCAACCGCAACTTCGAGGGCCGGATCAACCCCGACGTCAAGATGAACTACCTGGCGTCCCCGCCGCTGGTCGTGGCCTACGCCATCGCCGGTTCGATGAAGGTGGACATCACCCGCGAGTCCCTGGGCCTGGACCAGGACGGCAACCCGGTCTTCCTCAAGGACATCTGGCCGACCGAGGCCGAGGTCAACGACGTCGTCGCCAACACCATCGGCGAGGACATGTTCACCAAGTCCTACGCCGACGTCTTCGCCGGTGACGCCCAGTGGCAGGCGCTGCCGATCCCGACCGGCGACACCTTCGAGTGGGACGCCGAGTCCACCTACGTCCGCAAGCCCCCGTACTTCGAGGGCATGGGCATGGAGCCGGCCCCGGTCGAGGACATCGCCGGCGCCCGCGTGCTGGCCAAGCTGGGCGACTCGGTCACCACCGACCACATCTCCCCGGCCGGTGCCATCAAGGCCGACACCCCGGCCGGCAAGTACCTCACGGAGCACGGCGTCGAGCGCCGCGACTTCAACAGCTACGGCTCCCGCCGCGGCAACCACGAGGTCATGATCCGCGGTACGTTCGCCAACATCCGCCTGCGCAACGAGATCGCGCCGGGCACCGAGGGCGGCTACACCCGCGACTTCACCCAGGACGGCGGTCCGGTGTCGTTCATCTACGACGCCTCGCGCAACTACATCGACCAGGGCATCCCGCTGGTCGTCCTGGCGGGCAAGGAGTACGGCTCCGGCTCGTCCCGCGACTGGGCCGCCAAGGGCACCGCGCTGCTCGGCGTCAAGGCCGTCATCGCCGAGTCGTACGAGCGCATCCACCGCTCGAACCTCATCGGCATGGGCGTGCTGCCGCTCCAGTTCCCGGAGGGCCACACCGCCGAGACCCTCGGTCTCACGGGCGAGGAGACCTTCTCCTTCGCCGGCGTCACCGAGCTGAACAACGGCACCATCCCGGGCACGGTGAAGGTCACCACCGACACCGGCGTCGAGTTCGACGGTGTCGTCCGCATCGACACCCCCGGCGAGGCGGACTACTACCGCAACGGCGGCATCCTGCAGTACGTGCTGCGCAGCCTGATCAGCAAGTGA